Proteins encoded within one genomic window of Granulicella pectinivorans:
- a CDS encoding carboxypeptidase-like regulatory domain-containing protein, producing MSSKFKLALALLLTIFLALPRAHAQQTLGGVVGTVTDATGAALPDVTVTIVADGTNLTRTATSSATGSYALPNLPIGTYTLSFSRQGFATSRFPGIAVQGDRTATLPVTLKLGSISDAVTVEATPLLNAVDTTNGYVLDKAQIDAIPLPTGSPLGAAILTPGVNAELSPGTGAGAGLGNPPIWANGQRDTSNSFSLNGVDVSNLFNGKSTSSVGSARVVNSTGVSSSNGAAGVIQSAASIYLSIGNAIPTPAPETIEEVRVNASMYDAEQGATSGAHIAMSTSSGTNTYHGTVYGHRGTNALNAAPFFFKNDPILVSQGLANPELHRYVVGGTFGGPIIKNKLFGFVAYQHLQVSDQEIGYSFLDVPVGLSDTNRDAAGFGGLVDQAFGTTLATTPSLVDRTALALFNAPSLPGQPGKWLIPNDTGSASMSAAHPFNAVIPGSGRFKADMGVANLDYNISSRDTLALKYFYQHDPTLAPYSYSSVPGFTEHLDSGAQVFSIINTYLVKSNLSTTESIGFLRQKTYATNEQPFGPANIPGGASINVFGSGYFPGVSVYNDLGSFAGAKGLSGSGILNIGPNAEGQASNTGVFQNRIQPAANAIWTLGKHTVTFGMNYSYTQLNTIDKRTGTGTVATDDLSAFAQGYVTPGGSSTGFYVSSFLSGNASRYYRANQLGSYVQDKFQATPTLSLTVGIRYDWDGGLTEKQGRIFNFDPTLYNYNANSDTIVNSGLIIAGNNANGTSGVSPTTLTGRQWGFGPRVGAAWQPEMFNSKVVVRTGFGMYYDRGELFSYFSPGYAIGTVTGGPFGVNQQLPFVTSSQCPVNTLYDYYIPTCGSNTSGPGGSNDPYAPPTNPPTAAEGNLANPYSSTLRNPVSASPKASDLINYLPTIAQINNGGQPVSLGVYDRTNKLPYTYNYTLDIQWQPRNDLAITLGYVGNIGRHQVIPVPFNQPNIASPSNPIHGEHYSYGYTVGGATLPDGSDYDADYEGGNVDHRVPYVGYAAESITYKAAGVNAYNALQAHIEKRMSKGIQVGASYTYSHALDEQSGIGLFYNGNNPLNLRDAYASADFDRTHVLNFNYVFRLPDLARKHSVEGYVVNGWSLVGLTVIQSGQPYSVIDFTGAVGSVYYSTNNGITNPIVPLAPGCTPQNAKTGLSGAFGDAALKASCFTVPLLAPGALNGAIPTSDTFETTFTHGQRNIFRQAFQKRADASFVKMTSFSDRYQLKYTFDIYNLTNSASFDVPGNEVAQNQNYNSFPTAGQPLYNAPYGIGVVTHTIGSPRQIQMSLRLLF from the coding sequence GTGTCTTCAAAATTCAAGCTTGCGCTCGCTCTTCTCCTCACCATCTTCCTTGCTCTTCCCCGAGCGCACGCTCAGCAGACCCTCGGAGGCGTCGTCGGTACCGTCACCGACGCAACCGGAGCCGCGCTCCCCGACGTCACCGTCACCATCGTCGCCGACGGCACCAATCTCACCCGCACCGCCACCTCCTCCGCCACAGGCTCCTACGCCCTGCCGAACCTCCCCATCGGCACCTACACCCTCAGCTTCTCCCGCCAGGGCTTCGCGACCTCCCGCTTTCCCGGCATCGCCGTCCAGGGCGACCGCACCGCCACCCTCCCCGTCACCCTCAAGCTCGGCTCCATCTCCGACGCCGTCACCGTCGAGGCCACGCCCCTCCTCAACGCCGTCGACACCACCAACGGCTACGTCCTCGATAAGGCCCAGATCGACGCCATCCCCCTGCCCACCGGCTCTCCCCTCGGCGCGGCCATCCTCACCCCCGGCGTCAACGCCGAACTCAGCCCCGGCACCGGAGCCGGCGCAGGCCTCGGCAACCCGCCCATCTGGGCCAACGGCCAGCGCGACACCTCCAACTCCTTCTCGCTCAACGGCGTCGACGTCTCCAACCTCTTCAACGGCAAATCCACCAGCTCCGTAGGCTCCGCCCGCGTCGTCAACTCCACCGGCGTCTCCTCCAGCAACGGTGCCGCCGGCGTCATCCAGTCCGCCGCCTCTATCTACCTCTCCATCGGCAACGCCATCCCCACGCCCGCGCCCGAGACCATCGAAGAGGTCCGCGTCAACGCCAGCATGTACGACGCCGAGCAGGGTGCCACCTCCGGCGCGCACATCGCCATGAGCACCTCCTCCGGAACCAACACCTACCACGGCACCGTCTACGGACACCGCGGCACCAACGCCCTCAACGCCGCGCCCTTCTTCTTCAAGAACGATCCCATCCTCGTCTCCCAGGGCCTCGCCAACCCCGAGCTGCATCGCTATGTCGTCGGTGGCACCTTCGGCGGTCCCATCATCAAGAACAAGCTCTTCGGCTTCGTCGCCTACCAGCACCTTCAGGTCTCCGATCAGGAGATCGGCTACTCCTTCCTCGACGTCCCCGTAGGCCTCTCCGACACCAACCGCGACGCCGCTGGCTTCGGCGGTCTCGTCGATCAGGCCTTCGGCACCACGCTCGCCACCACCCCCTCTCTGGTCGATCGCACCGCCCTCGCCCTCTTCAACGCGCCCTCCCTTCCCGGACAGCCCGGCAAGTGGCTCATCCCCAACGACACCGGCAGCGCCTCCATGTCCGCCGCGCACCCCTTCAACGCCGTCATCCCCGGATCGGGCCGCTTCAAGGCCGACATGGGCGTCGCCAACCTCGACTACAACATCAGCTCACGCGACACCCTCGCACTCAAGTACTTCTACCAGCACGACCCCACCCTCGCCCCCTACTCCTACTCCTCGGTCCCCGGCTTTACGGAGCACCTCGACTCCGGCGCGCAGGTCTTCTCCATCATCAACACCTACCTCGTCAAATCGAACCTCTCCACCACCGAGAGCATCGGCTTCCTCCGCCAGAAGACGTACGCCACCAACGAGCAGCCCTTCGGCCCCGCCAACATCCCCGGCGGCGCGTCCATCAACGTCTTCGGCTCCGGGTACTTCCCGGGCGTATCCGTCTATAACGACCTCGGAAGCTTCGCTGGAGCCAAGGGCCTCTCAGGCAGCGGCATCCTCAACATCGGACCCAACGCCGAAGGCCAGGCATCCAACACCGGCGTCTTCCAGAACCGCATCCAACCCGCCGCCAACGCCATCTGGACCCTCGGCAAACACACCGTCACCTTCGGCATGAACTACAGCTACACCCAGCTCAACACCATCGACAAGCGCACCGGCACCGGCACCGTCGCCACCGACGATCTCTCCGCCTTCGCCCAGGGCTACGTCACCCCTGGCGGCTCCTCGACCGGGTTCTACGTCTCCAGCTTCCTCTCCGGCAACGCCAGCCGCTACTACCGCGCCAACCAACTCGGCTCCTACGTGCAGGACAAGTTCCAGGCCACCCCCACCCTCTCGCTCACCGTCGGCATCCGCTACGACTGGGATGGAGGCCTCACCGAGAAGCAAGGGCGCATCTTCAACTTCGATCCCACCCTCTACAACTACAACGCCAACTCCGACACCATCGTGAACTCCGGCCTCATCATCGCCGGCAACAACGCCAACGGCACCTCGGGCGTCTCCCCCACCACCCTCACCGGACGCCAGTGGGGCTTCGGCCCCCGCGTCGGTGCCGCCTGGCAGCCGGAGATGTTCAACTCCAAGGTGGTCGTCCGCACCGGCTTCGGCATGTACTACGATCGCGGCGAACTCTTCAGCTACTTCTCGCCCGGATACGCCATCGGCACCGTCACCGGTGGCCCCTTCGGCGTCAACCAGCAGTTGCCCTTCGTGACCTCCTCGCAGTGTCCGGTCAACACACTCTACGACTACTACATCCCCACCTGCGGTTCGAACACCAGCGGCCCCGGCGGCTCCAACGATCCCTACGCCCCGCCCACCAACCCACCCACCGCCGCAGAAGGCAACCTCGCCAACCCCTACAGCTCCACCCTCCGCAACCCCGTCTCCGCCAGCCCCAAGGCCTCCGACCTCATCAACTACCTGCCTACCATCGCCCAGATCAACAACGGCGGCCAACCCGTCTCGCTCGGCGTCTACGACCGCACCAACAAGCTGCCCTACACCTACAACTACACCCTCGACATCCAGTGGCAGCCCCGCAACGACCTCGCCATCACCCTCGGCTACGTAGGCAACATTGGCCGTCACCAGGTCATCCCGGTGCCCTTCAACCAGCCCAACATCGCCTCGCCCTCCAACCCCATTCACGGGGAGCATTACAGCTACGGGTACACCGTCGGTGGAGCCACCCTCCCCGATGGCAGCGACTACGACGCCGACTACGAAGGCGGCAACGTCGACCACCGCGTCCCCTACGTCGGCTACGCGGCCGAGTCCATCACTTACAAGGCCGCGGGGGTGAACGCCTACAACGCCCTCCAGGCCCACATCGAAAAGCGCATGAGCAAGGGCATCCAGGTCGGAGCCTCTTACACCTACTCCCACGCTCTCGACGAGCAGTCCGGCATCGGCCTCTTCTACAACGGCAACAACCCCCTCAACCTCCGCGATGCCTACGCCTCGGCCGACTTCGACCGCACCCACGTCCTCAACTTCAACTACGTCTTCCGCCTGCCTGACCTCGCCAGGAAGCACTCCGTCGAAGGCTACGTGGTCAACGGCTGGTCCCTCGTAGGTCTCACCGTCATCCAGAGCGGCCAGCCCTACTCGGTCATCGACTTCACCGGCGCCGTCGGATCGGTCTACTACTCCACCAACAACGGCATCACCAACCCCATCGTGCCCCTCGCCCCCGGCTGTACCCCGCAGAACGCCAAGACCGGCCTCTCCGGAGCCTTTGGCGATGCGGCCCTCAAGGCCTCCTGCTTCACCGTCCCGCTCCTCGCACCCGGAGCCCTCAACGGAGCCATCCCCACCAGCGACACCTTCGAGACGACCTTCACCCACGGACAGCGCAACATCTTCCGGCAGGCCTTCCAGAAGCGCGCCGATGCGTCCTTCGTCAAGATGACCAGCTTCTCCGACCGCTACCAGTTGAAGTACACCTTCGACATCTACAACCTCACCAACTCCGCCAGCTTCGACGTCCCCGGCAACGAGGTCGCCCAGAACCAGAACTACAACTCCTTCCCCACCGCCGGCCAACCGCTCTACAACGCCCCTTACGGCATCGGAGTCGTCACCCACACCATCGGCTCACCCCGCCAGATCCAGATGTCCCTCCGCCTCCTCTTCTAA
- a CDS encoding ABC transporter permease → MATAGTTKSTFDSTLASARSTMLFSDIFHLAIDSFRASKVRFLLTMLGMIIGSASIILVATLGLTGKQYALDQLTSMGPNKIEVQFAGGSTVGPDNSATPDFMTREDMTAVLDEVPGIVASSPMLETHHPISVGGGVTKDTMILGVSPEYKTVRNLQVLAGRFFDEEDSLGHQKVAVMVEPLAKTLFGTSNAAVGQTISVLGIPITIIGVFKESFDTYGMSEISEQTLLIPYPVARYFTGTDTVKEIFFTTKDAAMVEPASKRILEIIRSRHRPTSVYNAVTLTELLVKMAKIADMLTIVLSLAAMVTLIVSGVGIMNSMLANVQSRLREIGIRKALGATRLEIRLQFLTESVLLSLCGGIIGTAIGLAIPLSVRFLTPYTIPVDPLSAVIALSTSVIVGIIFGTLPANRAARLDPVETLKYE, encoded by the coding sequence ATGGCAACGGCTGGCACAACCAAGAGCACCTTCGACTCGACCCTCGCGAGCGCGCGATCGACGATGCTCTTTTCCGATATCTTCCATCTCGCCATTGACAGCTTCAGGGCGAGCAAGGTTCGGTTCTTGCTGACGATGCTGGGCATGATCATTGGATCCGCATCCATCATTCTCGTTGCTACGCTTGGACTTACGGGCAAACAGTATGCTCTGGACCAACTGACGAGCATGGGCCCCAACAAAATTGAGGTGCAGTTCGCGGGCGGAAGCACGGTTGGCCCGGACAACTCGGCCACGCCGGACTTTATGACCCGCGAGGATATGACTGCGGTACTGGATGAGGTTCCGGGCATCGTGGCTTCGTCGCCGATGCTGGAGACGCATCATCCGATCAGCGTGGGCGGCGGTGTCACCAAGGACACGATGATCCTGGGGGTGTCGCCGGAGTATAAGACTGTTCGGAATTTGCAGGTGCTGGCTGGCCGGTTTTTCGACGAGGAAGATTCGCTGGGACACCAGAAGGTCGCCGTAATGGTCGAACCACTGGCGAAGACTTTGTTTGGGACTTCGAATGCGGCCGTGGGGCAGACGATCAGCGTGCTGGGGATTCCGATCACGATTATCGGGGTGTTCAAGGAGAGCTTCGATACGTATGGGATGTCGGAGATCAGCGAGCAGACGCTGCTGATTCCCTATCCGGTGGCGCGCTACTTTACCGGGACCGATACGGTGAAGGAGATTTTCTTCACCACGAAGGACGCGGCGATGGTGGAGCCGGCGAGCAAGCGGATCCTGGAGATTATCCGGTCGCGGCATCGTCCAACGTCGGTTTATAACGCGGTGACGTTGACGGAGTTGCTGGTGAAGATGGCCAAAATTGCCGATATGTTGACGATTGTGCTGTCGCTGGCGGCGATGGTGACGCTGATCGTTTCGGGCGTGGGCATCATGAATTCGATGCTGGCAAATGTGCAGTCGCGGCTGCGTGAGATCGGGATACGCAAGGCGCTGGGGGCTACGCGTCTGGAGATTCGTCTGCAATTTTTGACGGAGTCGGTGCTGCTTTCGCTATGCGGGGGCATTATCGGGACGGCGATCGGGCTGGCGATTCCGCTTTCGGTGCGTTTTTTGACGCCGTATACGATCCCCGTGGACCCGCTTTCGGCGGTGATCGCGCTTTCGACTTCGGTGATCGTGGGGATCATCTTCGGGACGCTTCCGGCGAACCGGGCGGCTCGTCTGGACCCGGTGGAGACGCTGAAGTACGAGTAA
- a CDS encoding nucleoside deaminase, producing MTNFSEMLEVARTEALIGLGEGGVPVGAAIFGADGQLLSSGRNRRVQEGDPSIHGETDAFRRAGRQRSYKDLVMVTTLAPCWYCSGLVRQFGFGTVVVGESVNFAGGVEWLREAGVKVVDLASPELIEMMGGFIRDQPGIWFEDIGV from the coding sequence ATGACGAATTTTTCAGAGATGCTGGAAGTAGCTCGGACGGAAGCACTTATCGGTTTAGGAGAAGGCGGGGTTCCGGTAGGGGCCGCGATCTTTGGCGCGGATGGGCAGTTGCTCAGCTCAGGCAGGAACCGGAGAGTGCAGGAAGGGGATCCGTCGATCCATGGAGAGACGGATGCGTTTCGGCGGGCGGGGCGGCAGCGGTCGTACAAGGACCTGGTGATGGTGACGACGCTGGCTCCGTGCTGGTACTGCAGCGGTCTGGTGAGGCAGTTCGGATTTGGGACGGTGGTGGTGGGGGAGTCGGTGAACTTTGCGGGTGGGGTGGAGTGGCTGCGGGAGGCGGGGGTGAAGGTGGTGGATCTGGCGTCGCCGGAGTTGATCGAGATGATGGGTGGGTTTATTCGGGATCAGCCTGGGATCTGGTTTGAGGATATTGGGGTTTAG
- a CDS encoding amidase — MFEGISPLMALRERLDTGESDALGVAREFGGRANGNALGNTYVRLLEPVGEPVRGALYGVPISIKDCFDVAGTVTTCGARFYAETNPVSERDSAVAERLREVGCWIPGKTHLHPLAYGITGQNAFYGDCLQPRDAALLTGGSSSGAAASVQEGSAIAAIGTDTGGSVRVPAALCGLVGFRASQGFPERAWPGMWRGGHPLAPSFDTLGLLFQDTRDAADLVGGVFGIEVAAPRGLRMGCVSESWMGDCELSVLAAYRAWKEFLVLAGATLVEFVPPWDDSMEIFAGIQAHEAAGIHRGHYAEFEGPIAQRLAWGESLAPEQVAALRERRRWFCAGMDGLLEEFDFLMMPCAPVSRLRVEADQTAVRAALLRYTTPVSLAGLPVIALPGEEFGTGVQVIGRSGAEGELLGFLGAVGLG; from the coding sequence ATGTTTGAGGGGATTTCGCCTTTGATGGCGCTGCGGGAACGTCTGGATACGGGAGAGAGCGACGCGTTGGGTGTGGCCCGGGAGTTTGGCGGGCGCGCCAATGGAAATGCGTTGGGGAATACGTATGTGCGGCTGCTGGAGCCGGTGGGGGAGCCGGTGCGGGGGGCTTTGTATGGGGTGCCGATTTCGATCAAGGATTGCTTCGATGTCGCGGGGACGGTGACGACGTGCGGGGCAAGGTTTTATGCGGAGACGAACCCGGTGTCAGAGCGGGATTCGGCGGTGGCGGAGAGGTTGCGGGAGGTGGGGTGTTGGATTCCGGGGAAGACGCATCTGCATCCGCTGGCGTATGGGATTACGGGGCAGAATGCGTTTTATGGGGATTGCCTGCAGCCCCGGGATGCGGCGCTGCTGACGGGTGGGTCTTCGAGCGGGGCGGCGGCGAGTGTGCAGGAAGGGTCGGCCATTGCGGCGATCGGGACGGATACGGGTGGGTCGGTCCGGGTGCCGGCGGCGCTGTGCGGGCTGGTGGGGTTTCGGGCCTCGCAGGGTTTTCCGGAGAGGGCCTGGCCGGGGATGTGGCGGGGTGGGCACCCTCTGGCGCCTTCGTTCGATACGCTGGGGCTTTTGTTTCAGGATACGCGGGATGCGGCGGACCTGGTGGGTGGGGTGTTTGGGATTGAGGTTGCCGCTCCGCGAGGGTTGCGGATGGGGTGTGTGAGCGAGAGCTGGATGGGGGATTGTGAGCTTTCGGTCCTGGCGGCTTATCGGGCGTGGAAGGAGTTTCTGGTGCTGGCGGGGGCTACTTTGGTGGAGTTTGTGCCTCCGTGGGACGACAGCATGGAGATCTTTGCAGGGATCCAGGCGCATGAGGCGGCGGGGATTCATCGGGGACACTATGCGGAGTTTGAAGGGCCGATTGCGCAGCGATTGGCCTGGGGAGAGTCGCTCGCTCCGGAGCAGGTTGCGGCGTTGAGGGAGCGGCGGCGGTGGTTTTGTGCGGGGATGGATGGGCTGCTGGAGGAGTTCGATTTTTTGATGATGCCGTGTGCGCCGGTGAGCCGGTTGCGGGTGGAGGCGGACCAGACGGCGGTGAGGGCGGCTCTCCTGCGGTATACGACTCCGGTGAGCCTGGCGGGGCTGCCGGTGATAGCGCTGCCGGGGGAGGAGTTTGGGACGGGCGTGCAGGTGATTGGGCGGAGTGGGGCGGAGGGTGAGTTGCTGGGGTTTCTGGGGGCGGTTGGGTTGGGGTAG
- a CDS encoding APC family permease, protein MELEASGKAAIDQIPPSYRLKQNILSPLETLAQSVSTIAPSTTPTMTIPLVFALAGNGTWLAYALALAALTLVALTIAAFARHSSSPGSLYVYIRETLPPFYANLTALALFFAYVTTASSVIGGFVAYSYVVLGSVGKEVPSVLFALLAAAVSIAVAYRDIQISTRLMLWIEGISVLLIAVIVSITLVKHGLHVDPAQLHLTHVSPTGLRLGVMLALFSFVGFESATTLGEEARNPLTTIPQAVVRSAVFSGIFFAVCAYGLVLAFQGSNPALNDTAAPLNTLAIQAGLPFIGHIIDLGVLVSMFAATLACIIAGARVLMLMAHHGLAPRAFCRTHAANDTPGLAGLATGLLAVIPTAILCFRGVSGNDIYGYMGSVAVFGFLTAYGLIAAALPVHMHRRGHLTAPWIALSILSIAAVLAAMAGTIFPIPPAPYRYFPYLYLAYLVAGLIWYNFKAGQREAQAKP, encoded by the coding sequence ATGGAGTTGGAGGCAAGCGGCAAAGCGGCAATCGACCAGATACCCCCCTCCTACCGCCTCAAACAGAACATCCTCTCCCCCCTCGAAACCCTCGCGCAGTCCGTCTCCACCATCGCCCCCAGCACCACCCCCACCATGACCATCCCCCTGGTCTTCGCCCTCGCCGGCAACGGAACCTGGCTCGCCTACGCCCTGGCCCTCGCCGCTCTCACCCTCGTCGCGCTCACCATCGCCGCCTTCGCCCGCCACTCCTCCTCCCCCGGCTCCCTCTACGTCTACATCCGCGAGACCCTCCCGCCCTTCTACGCCAACCTCACCGCCCTCGCCCTCTTCTTCGCCTACGTCACCACCGCCTCTTCCGTCATCGGAGGCTTCGTCGCCTACTCCTACGTCGTCCTCGGCTCCGTCGGCAAGGAGGTCCCCTCCGTCCTCTTCGCCCTCCTCGCCGCCGCCGTCTCCATCGCCGTCGCCTACCGCGACATCCAGATCTCCACCCGCCTCATGCTCTGGATCGAGGGCATCTCCGTCCTCCTCATCGCCGTCATCGTCTCCATCACCCTCGTCAAACACGGCCTCCACGTCGACCCCGCACAGCTCCACCTCACCCACGTCTCCCCCACCGGACTCCGCCTCGGCGTCATGCTCGCCCTCTTCTCCTTCGTCGGCTTCGAGAGCGCAACCACCCTCGGCGAAGAGGCACGCAACCCGCTCACCACCATCCCGCAAGCCGTCGTCCGCTCCGCCGTCTTCTCCGGAATCTTCTTCGCCGTCTGCGCCTACGGCCTCGTCCTCGCCTTCCAGGGCTCCAATCCCGCCCTCAACGACACCGCCGCCCCCCTCAACACCCTCGCCATCCAGGCCGGCCTCCCCTTCATCGGACACATCATCGACCTCGGCGTCCTCGTCAGCATGTTTGCCGCCACCCTCGCCTGCATCATCGCCGGAGCCCGCGTCCTCATGCTCATGGCCCACCACGGCCTCGCCCCTCGCGCTTTCTGCCGCACCCACGCCGCAAACGACACCCCCGGCCTGGCCGGCCTCGCCACCGGACTCCTCGCCGTCATCCCCACCGCCATCCTCTGCTTCCGCGGCGTCTCCGGCAACGACATCTACGGCTACATGGGCTCCGTCGCCGTCTTCGGATTCCTCACCGCCTACGGCCTCATCGCCGCCGCCCTTCCCGTCCACATGCACCGCCGCGGCCACCTCACCGCCCCCTGGATCGCCCTCTCGATCCTCTCCATTGCCGCCGTCCTCGCCGCCATGGCCGGAACCATCTTCCCCATCCCACCCGCGCCCTACCGTTACTTCCCCTACCTTTACCTGGCCTACTTAGTCGCCGGCCTCATCTGGTACAACTTCAAAGCCGGCCAACGGGAGGCCCAGGCGAAGCCGTAA
- a CDS encoding efflux transporter outer membrane subunit, translating into MNTPLRIGSISLAALSLSLLAGCRVGPHYTRPAALPAPPPTQYKEAATPAPEGSGDWKPAQPQDAMLRGKWWLIYNDAELNDLEDKLNIDNQNIKQYFQNYMEARTLIAQARSQLYPTLGVAPSVTRSRSSANTTTSTGTNATTTGGTTATTSTITTGGRQTSLFSIPFEASWEPDLFGKVRNQVSANQYAAQVSAADLENERLSEQSNLAIYLFELRGQDALSEVYKKTIEADRKSVELTRGLYDTGIDDQAAVVEAENTLQNAEAAATNLGILRAQYEHAIAVLVGVNPSSFSIPTKPLDATPPAIPIGMPSQLLERRPDVAAAERQMASANALIGVATAAYFPTIPLTASAGTESAAIAQLFDWPSRVWSVGASASETIFDAGLRRATVNQDIATYNADVAAYRQTVLTAFQQVEDYIASSRILARQYLQQQTAAASAQKSLDLETARYEAGVDPYLNVVQTQLTLLSDQTNLVTVRTSQMTASVQLIQALGGGWSNSDLPTPAQVSARFSKADSTIQK; encoded by the coding sequence ATGAACACCCCTCTACGTATTGGCTCGATTTCCCTTGCCGCTCTCAGCCTGTCTCTGCTCGCCGGCTGCCGTGTCGGTCCGCACTATACGAGACCCGCGGCGTTGCCCGCGCCCCCGCCGACGCAGTACAAGGAGGCCGCGACGCCCGCGCCCGAAGGCTCCGGCGATTGGAAACCCGCGCAACCGCAGGACGCCATGCTGCGTGGGAAGTGGTGGCTGATCTACAACGACGCGGAGCTCAATGATCTTGAAGACAAGCTCAACATCGACAATCAGAACATCAAGCAATACTTCCAGAACTACATGGAGGCGCGGACGCTGATTGCGCAGGCGAGGTCGCAGCTTTATCCAACGCTCGGCGTCGCACCCAGCGTCACACGCTCGCGATCCTCCGCGAACACCACCACCAGTACGGGGACCAACGCCACCACCACAGGAGGAACAACCGCCACCACGAGTACGATCACGACAGGAGGAAGACAGACCTCGCTGTTCTCCATCCCATTCGAGGCCTCCTGGGAGCCGGATCTGTTTGGCAAGGTGCGCAACCAGGTGAGTGCGAACCAGTATGCTGCACAAGTGAGCGCGGCCGATCTTGAGAACGAGCGGCTGAGCGAGCAGTCCAACTTAGCCATCTATCTCTTTGAACTGCGCGGGCAGGATGCCTTGAGCGAGGTTTACAAGAAGACGATCGAAGCCGATCGCAAGTCGGTTGAGCTGACGCGCGGGCTTTACGACACGGGGATCGACGACCAGGCAGCGGTTGTCGAAGCCGAGAACACGCTCCAGAATGCCGAGGCTGCCGCGACCAACCTGGGCATCCTCCGTGCGCAATATGAACATGCCATCGCGGTGCTTGTGGGCGTCAATCCCTCCAGCTTCTCGATCCCGACCAAGCCGCTGGACGCAACTCCGCCCGCGATCCCGATTGGCATGCCGTCGCAGCTTCTCGAGCGGCGGCCTGACGTCGCTGCCGCGGAACGGCAGATGGCCTCGGCGAACGCGCTGATCGGCGTGGCCACGGCAGCCTACTTCCCGACGATCCCACTCACCGCCAGCGCCGGCACGGAGAGCGCAGCGATCGCGCAACTCTTCGACTGGCCGAGCCGAGTCTGGTCGGTCGGCGCCTCCGCATCGGAGACGATCTTCGATGCCGGTCTGCGCCGAGCCACCGTGAATCAAGATATCGCCACCTATAACGCGGATGTCGCCGCCTATCGTCAGACGGTGCTCACTGCCTTCCAGCAGGTCGAGGATTACATCGCATCGTCACGCATCCTTGCGCGGCAGTATCTGCAGCAGCAAACCGCGGCCGCTTCGGCGCAAAAGTCTCTCGATCTGGAAACAGCTCGCTATGAAGCGGGCGTCGACCCGTATCTCAACGTGGTGCAAACGCAGCTCACTCTCCTCAGCGATCAAACGAACCTGGTGACAGTGAGAACCTCGCAGATGACAGCGTCCGTGCAGCTCATACAAGCCTTAGGGGGAGGTTGGAGTAACTCGGACCTGCCGACTCCCGCTCAAGTTTCAGCGCGCTTCAGCAAAGCGGATAGCACCATTCAGAAATGA